A stretch of the Sphingosinithalassobacter tenebrarum genome encodes the following:
- a CDS encoding ferritin-like domain-containing protein, producing MHSIAEAARAVLETAEPAEKVKTARLAARRWRRGELAHRFDVAMPERPAWPERPELLPPNRMPKRGRAGSPRARVALVHALAHIEFVAIDLAFDMLGRFGGAFPRGFVDDWIAVGADEAMHFALLDRRLRGMGSHYGALPAHAGLWEAAEETAGDVMARLAVVPMVLEARGLDVTPATISRFEAAGDSATARILHRILKDEIRHVGSGTKWFESACARNEIAPQAVWRDLVARHFRGIVKPPFNDSARQAAGLTREYYAALAHDGENFP from the coding sequence ATGCACAGTATCGCCGAGGCCGCGCGCGCGGTTCTCGAAACCGCCGAGCCGGCCGAAAAGGTGAAGACCGCGCGGCTGGCGGCGCGCCGGTGGCGGCGCGGCGAACTCGCGCATCGTTTCGATGTCGCGATGCCGGAGCGTCCCGCCTGGCCCGAACGGCCCGAACTTCTGCCGCCCAATCGCATGCCCAAGCGGGGAAGGGCGGGATCGCCGCGCGCGCGGGTCGCGCTCGTGCACGCGCTCGCCCACATCGAATTTGTCGCAATCGATCTCGCGTTCGACATGCTCGGTCGATTCGGCGGGGCGTTTCCGCGCGGTTTCGTCGACGACTGGATCGCGGTGGGCGCGGATGAAGCGATGCATTTCGCGCTGCTCGATCGGCGGCTGCGCGGCATGGGCAGCCACTATGGCGCATTACCGGCGCATGCCGGTCTCTGGGAAGCGGCGGAAGAGACGGCTGGAGACGTGATGGCGCGGTTGGCCGTCGTGCCGATGGTGCTCGAGGCACGCGGGCTCGATGTCACGCCGGCGACGATCAGTCGGTTCGAAGCTGCCGGCGACAGCGCGACCGCCAGAATCCTCCACCGGATCCTGAAAGACGAGATACGGCATGTCGGTTCGGGAACGAAATGGTTCGAATCCGCTTGTGCGCGTAACGAAATTGCGCCGCAAGCGGTCTGGCGAGACCTCGTTGCGCGGCATTTTCGAGGCATCGTTAAGCCTCCGTTCAACGATTCAGCGCGCCAAGCAGCCGGTTTGACGCGAGAATACTATGCGGCGCTTGCGCACGACGGCGAAAATTTCCCATAG
- the xth gene encoding exodeoxyribonuclease III, producing the protein MKIVSFNINGIKARMPRLLEYLDEQKPDIACLQELKSSDETFPANDLREAGYGLIWHGQKSWNGVAVLARGGDPIERQRGLPGDSEDEQSRYLEAEIDGVIVASIYLPNGNPQPGPKFDYKLRWIERLESRARELLAEEKPVVLAGDYNIIPNDDDVFSVKAMANDALMQPESRQGYRRLLAQGWTDSLRTRFPAGGIWTYWDYQAGAWQRDNGFRIDHLLLSPQAADRFVDAGVDKEYRAREKASDHAPTWVRLR; encoded by the coding sequence TTGAAAATCGTCAGCTTCAACATCAACGGCATCAAGGCGCGGATGCCGCGGCTGCTCGAATATCTCGACGAGCAGAAGCCCGATATCGCCTGTCTTCAGGAACTGAAATCGTCGGATGAAACCTTTCCGGCGAATGATCTGCGCGAAGCAGGCTACGGCCTGATCTGGCACGGCCAGAAGAGCTGGAACGGCGTTGCCGTGCTTGCGCGCGGGGGTGATCCGATCGAGCGGCAGCGCGGCCTGCCCGGTGATTCCGAGGACGAGCAGAGCCGCTATCTGGAGGCGGAAATCGACGGCGTGATCGTCGCGTCCATCTATCTGCCCAACGGCAATCCGCAGCCGGGCCCCAAATTTGATTACAAGCTGCGCTGGATTGAGCGGCTGGAGTCGCGCGCGCGCGAATTGCTTGCCGAGGAAAAGCCGGTTGTTTTGGCGGGCGATTACAACATCATTCCCAATGATGACGATGTCTTTTCGGTCAAGGCGATGGCGAATGACGCGCTGATGCAGCCCGAATCACGCCAGGGCTATCGACGCCTGCTCGCGCAAGGATGGACCGATTCGCTGCGCACGCGCTTTCCGGCGGGCGGGATCTGGACCTATTGGGACTATCAGGCGGGCGCCTGGCAGCGCGACAACGGCTTTCGTATCGACCATCTGCTGCTCAGTCCGCAAGCCGCCGACCGATTTGTCGATGCCGGCGTCGACAAGGAATATCGCGCTCGGGAAAAGGCGAGCGATCACGCGCCGACCTGGGTACGGCTGCGCTGA
- a CDS encoding M23 family metallopeptidase, whose amino-acid sequence MTRDLILHDGRDLRRFSIAGRTQAFLACVATLTVAFSAYGVSQATADAIAVSGISAARSPEEQMADMRQQVMRMQADIAAAKEAARIHAARVEARQRLISAVLSGKGDADELSRPLPDAPETSAMTDEVLAPLRRIETRQRAFAQRAIAAGEARFEQTANHLRRLGLNPDRFVDVEAMGGPYEPATDDPEGTEADADAQFRSLFMTWKKLDTLEQTVISVPSLRPVDHVRLTSGYGVRSDPFRGTRAMHAGIDIPGPVGTKVYATADGIISRAGRAGGYGNLVEINHGRGIETRYGHLSQILVKDNQQVHRGDLIGLMGSTGRSTGSHLHYEVRVDGRAVNPVPFLHTGEYLTDLQARGRENAVGGPAEAE is encoded by the coding sequence ATGACGCGCGATTTGATTCTGCATGACGGTCGCGACCTGCGGCGTTTCAGCATCGCCGGCCGTACCCAGGCGTTTCTCGCCTGTGTGGCTACGCTGACGGTGGCTTTCTCGGCCTATGGTGTTTCGCAGGCGACGGCGGACGCGATTGCCGTTTCGGGAATTTCCGCGGCACGCTCGCCCGAAGAGCAGATGGCCGACATGCGCCAGCAGGTGATGCGAATGCAGGCGGATATCGCCGCGGCCAAGGAAGCCGCGCGCATCCATGCCGCCCGCGTCGAGGCGCGCCAGCGCCTGATTTCCGCAGTGCTTTCGGGCAAGGGCGATGCTGACGAACTCAGCCGGCCGCTTCCCGACGCTCCCGAAACCAGCGCGATGACCGACGAAGTGCTCGCGCCGCTGCGCCGCATCGAAACGCGGCAGCGCGCCTTCGCACAGCGTGCAATCGCTGCGGGCGAGGCGCGGTTCGAGCAGACCGCCAACCATCTTCGCCGCTTGGGGCTCAATCCCGACCGCTTTGTCGATGTGGAAGCAATGGGCGGCCCCTATGAGCCGGCTACCGACGATCCCGAAGGCACAGAAGCCGATGCCGATGCGCAGTTCCGGTCGCTGTTCATGACCTGGAAGAAGCTTGATACGCTCGAACAGACCGTGATTTCGGTGCCGTCGCTCCGCCCGGTCGATCATGTTCGCCTGACTTCGGGGTACGGCGTGCGTTCGGATCCCTTCCGCGGCACGCGCGCAATGCATGCCGGGATCGACATTCCCGGTCCCGTCGGAACCAAGGTCTATGCGACTGCGGACGGCATCATTTCGCGCGCCGGCCGCGCCGGCGGCTACGGCAATCTGGTGGAGATCAATCATGGCCGCGGCATCGAAACCCGCTATGGCCATTTGTCGCAGATCCTGGTGAAGGACAATCAACAGGTGCATCGCGGCGATTTGATCGGCCTTATGGGGTCCACCGGTCGTTCGACCGGCAGCCATCTTCATTACGAGGTCCGAGTCGACGGTCGGGCGGTCAATCCCGTTCCGTTCCTGCACACCGGCGAGTATCTGACCGATCTGCAGGCTCGCGGCCGCGAAAACGCAGTGGGCGGCCCGGCCGAAGCCGAATAA
- a CDS encoding fatty acid desaturase family protein: MTDTFALKPADAPTREVREPRIRLSGVADDREMMRAAAELTRDLQKPKQWLYWTDCLVSAAIGYAALVGAVLAPNVGWALLAGVVSILALYRATLFIHEITHVKHSLLPGFRTGWNVLVGMPMMLPSFMYEGIHAIHHSRTRYGTAEDPEYLPLAHMKPSTLPIFLLVSVLMPVGLLIRFGILTPLSLIFPKLRRVVVAKYSGLQINPGYERKAPTGEFRRQWAFQETICSIWAIGVIALVATGILPLKAFAIYMGVISGVAVINQVRTLVAHLWENEGEPLTVTAQFLDSVNVPPPSFLPYLWAPVGLRYHALHHLLPSLPYHSLTQAHYRLTEALGLESTYHKASYPTLSGLMARLANNTMKPRDGR, encoded by the coding sequence ATGACCGACACATTTGCCTTGAAGCCCGCCGATGCGCCGACGCGCGAGGTGCGGGAGCCGCGCATTCGCCTTTCGGGCGTCGCCGATGATCGCGAGATGATGCGTGCCGCGGCGGAACTGACGCGGGACCTGCAAAAGCCCAAGCAGTGGCTCTACTGGACCGACTGTCTGGTTTCGGCGGCGATCGGCTATGCCGCGCTGGTCGGCGCAGTGCTGGCGCCGAATGTCGGCTGGGCGTTGCTCGCCGGGGTGGTGTCGATCCTGGCTTTGTATCGCGCGACCTTGTTCATCCATGAAATCACGCATGTGAAGCATTCGTTGCTGCCGGGTTTCCGCACGGGGTGGAACGTGCTTGTCGGCATGCCGATGATGCTGCCTTCGTTCATGTATGAGGGCATTCACGCGATCCATCATTCGCGCACGCGCTACGGTACGGCCGAGGATCCCGAATATCTGCCGCTTGCACATATGAAGCCGTCGACGCTGCCGATCTTCCTGTTGGTTTCGGTGCTGATGCCGGTCGGGCTGCTGATCCGCTTCGGCATTTTGACGCCCCTCTCGCTGATCTTCCCGAAGCTGCGTCGCGTGGTCGTCGCCAAATATTCGGGGCTGCAGATCAACCCGGGCTATGAACGCAAGGCGCCGACCGGCGAATTCCGCCGCCAATGGGCGTTTCAGGAAACGATCTGCAGCATCTGGGCGATCGGTGTGATCGCGCTGGTCGCGACGGGGATTTTGCCGCTCAAGGCCTTCGCCATCTATATGGGCGTGATCTCGGGCGTTGCGGTGATCAATCAGGTCCGCACCTTGGTCGCGCATCTGTGGGAGAATGAAGGCGAACCGCTGACGGTGACGGCGCAGTTCCTCGATAGCGTCAACGTGCCGCCGCCTTCGTTCCTGCCGTACCTGTGGGCGCCGGTCGGGCTGCGCTATCACGCGCTGCATCACTTGCTGCCGAGCCTGCCCTATCATTCGCTGACTCAGGCGCACTACCGCCTTACCGAAGCCTTAGGGCTCGAATCGACCTATCACAAGGCCAGCTACCCGACGCTCTCGGGGTTGATGGCCCGGCTCGCCAACAACACGATGAAGCCGCGCGACGGCAGATAA
- a CDS encoding peroxiredoxin, with amino-acid sequence MTQMAIEEGDRIPAVTLTDGEDQPLVLQDHAAGEIFVLYFYPKDDTSGCTREAQDFSALLSEFQLAGARVLGVSKDNAIKHQKFIAKYDLTIPLATDAEGAAMEAFGVWVQKQMYGKTYMGIDRSTFLFDTDGKLVRAWRKVKVPGHAVEVLEAVKELANS; translated from the coding sequence ATGACGCAGATGGCGATTGAGGAAGGCGACCGGATTCCTGCAGTGACGCTGACCGATGGCGAGGATCAGCCGCTGGTGTTGCAGGATCATGCGGCGGGCGAAATTTTCGTCCTCTATTTCTATCCCAAGGACGACACGTCCGGCTGTACGCGCGAGGCGCAGGATTTCAGTGCGCTACTGTCCGAATTCCAGCTTGCCGGAGCGCGTGTTCTCGGCGTGTCGAAGGACAATGCGATCAAGCACCAGAAATTCATCGCCAAATACGACCTGACGATACCGCTGGCCACCGATGCCGAAGGCGCCGCGATGGAGGCGTTCGGTGTGTGGGTGCAGAAGCAGATGTACGGCAAGACCTATATGGGAATCGACCGTTCGACCTTCCTGTTCGACACCGACGGCAAGCTGGTGCGCGCCTGGCGCAAGGTGAAGGTTCCCGGCCATGCCGTTGAAGTGCTCGAGGCAGTGAAGGAACTGGCGAACAGCTGA
- a CDS encoding N-acetyltransferase, with protein MHFPYEVALPANIVVRPVSGKRDTKAFIDLAFRLNANDPHWVPPLKSEVAGTIDPKKNGWFSHAEGQLFLAERDGKTVGRISAHIDTLALEMPAEQGFGPGTGFWGMFEAEDEATAQALIAQAEQWLAGKGTTRALGPVSLSIWEEPGLLVKGHDHAPTVMMGHHAPQYRGWIEGAGYAPTKKLLTYELDITREFPPVVQRIVKSGEKNARINVREVDKSNFDREAEIILAILNDAWSDNWGFVPLTPPEIDDVGKKLKPIVFNDLIRIAELDGEPVAFMITLPNLNEAIAPLKGSLLPFGWAKLLLWLRKPKSRTMRVPLMGVVKRLQSSRMASQLAFMMIEYIRRSATANYGAERGEIGWILDDNQGMIAIADAIQSQVNREYIVYQKPIG; from the coding sequence ATGCATTTCCCCTACGAGGTTGCCTTGCCCGCCAATATTGTCGTCCGCCCCGTTTCCGGCAAGCGCGACACCAAAGCCTTTATCGATCTGGCCTTTCGTCTGAACGCGAACGATCCCCATTGGGTGCCGCCGCTCAAGAGCGAAGTGGCCGGAACCATCGATCCGAAAAAGAACGGCTGGTTCAGCCATGCCGAGGGTCAGCTGTTCCTTGCCGAACGTGACGGCAAGACCGTCGGCCGCATCTCCGCACATATCGACACGCTGGCGCTGGAAATGCCCGCCGAGCAGGGATTCGGACCAGGCACCGGCTTCTGGGGCATGTTTGAGGCAGAGGACGAAGCGACTGCACAGGCGCTGATCGCACAGGCCGAACAATGGCTAGCCGGCAAGGGAACGACCCGCGCGCTGGGGCCGGTGAGCCTTTCGATCTGGGAAGAGCCCGGATTGTTGGTGAAGGGGCATGACCACGCGCCGACCGTGATGATGGGGCATCACGCGCCGCAATATCGCGGTTGGATCGAAGGCGCCGGCTACGCGCCGACCAAGAAGCTGCTCACCTATGAACTCGACATCACCAGGGAATTTCCGCCGGTGGTGCAGCGGATCGTCAAGTCGGGCGAGAAGAATGCGCGTATCAATGTACGCGAGGTCGACAAATCGAATTTCGATCGGGAAGCCGAGATCATCCTCGCTATCCTCAACGACGCCTGGTCAGACAATTGGGGGTTCGTCCCCCTCACTCCGCCCGAGATCGACGATGTCGGCAAGAAGCTGAAGCCGATCGTGTTCAACGATCTGATCCGCATCGCGGAGCTCGACGGCGAGCCGGTGGCGTTCATGATTACCCTGCCCAATCTCAACGAAGCGATCGCGCCGCTCAAGGGCAGCCTGCTGCCCTTCGGCTGGGCAAAGCTGCTGCTGTGGCTCCGCAAACCCAAATCGCGGACGATGCGCGTGCCGCTGATGGGCGTGGTCAAACGACTGCAGAGCTCGCGGATGGCGAGCCAACTGGCTTTCATGATGATCGAATATATCCGCCGCTCGGCCACCGCCAACTATGGCGCGGAACGCGGCGAGATCGGCTGGATCCTCGACGACAATCAGGGAATGATCGCGATTGCCGACGCGATTCAGAGCCAGGTGAACCGGGAATATATCGTCTATCAGAAGCCGATCGGATGA
- a CDS encoding bifunctional [glutamine synthetase] adenylyltransferase/[glutamine synthetase]-adenylyl-L-tyrosine phosphorylase — translation MPPDRLESALSRARGNAPFLDSLLAREPQITQNVDAFRRDPLLVAAQDIAPETPMASRLRIERRRVALGTALCDLSGACDLMQVTRILSDFADNALDRAIRTAIFERTPDAEPRGFAAIAMGKLGGRELNYSSDIDLIFLADPETLPRRTREEPGEAAMRVGRRVVELLQTRDADGYVFRVDLRLRPSPEATPIALPVDAAISYYESQALAWERAAFIRSRVAAGDRALGEYFLEAIHPFIWRRALDFGAIREIRAISHRIRDHYSQTQRFGPGYDLKRGRGGIREIEFFAQIHQLIHGGRDPGLRVPATLRALAALADAGWIDGYDAGGLAAAYDVLRRIEHRAQMIDDRQTHILPEDAEALDRVAALDGVANGRALLEQLRPQVERVGRIYDGLVDDDGETARLPQGTGLEKRLADAGFADVPNALHLIEKWRSGRYPALRTGAARDALEDALPGMIDAFADAPEPAAALARVDTLLSRLPSAINFFRLLEAQPALARLLSTILSHAPTLSEALARRAELLDGLIDATALDPMPATEVLAAEMARREPGSDYQWLLDHVRRIVGERRFALGAQIVAGVSDPLEVSAGYARVAEAAIDVLAEATVAEFEADHGRVPGCELVVLALGRMGGGALTHASDLDLVYLFTGDYSAESNGRKPLGAVTYFNRLGQRISSALSAPTAAGPLYEVDTRLRPSGAQGPLAVSLEGFRRYQEESAWTWEHMALTRARPIFGSDAARAETAKIINRVLNGARPERDIAADATRMRREMAAHKPPSGPLDVKLLDGGLVDLEFTVQVLQLTRHTALDPDLGDAIDALIGEGLLPRGLREAHDFLSRLLVTMRLVAPDCDEPSPPTRKLLAHAVGAESWEAAVASLEATRQEVRQCWAAVRRESDGE, via the coding sequence ATTCCGCCCGACAGGCTTGAGTCAGCCCTGAGCCGCGCCCGGGGGAATGCGCCGTTTCTGGACAGCCTGCTGGCCAGGGAGCCGCAGATCACCCAAAATGTCGACGCATTTCGGCGCGACCCGCTGCTTGTCGCTGCGCAGGACATCGCTCCCGAAACGCCGATGGCCTCTCGATTGCGGATCGAGCGACGGCGCGTGGCACTCGGTACGGCGTTATGCGATCTCTCCGGCGCCTGTGATCTCATGCAGGTGACGCGGATTCTCAGCGACTTTGCCGATAATGCTCTCGACCGGGCCATCCGTACCGCCATCTTCGAAAGGACCCCGGATGCGGAGCCGCGCGGCTTCGCAGCGATCGCAATGGGCAAGCTAGGCGGGCGCGAGCTCAATTATTCCTCCGACATCGATCTGATTTTCCTGGCCGATCCTGAAACGCTCCCGCGCCGCACGCGCGAGGAACCGGGCGAGGCGGCGATGCGTGTCGGGCGCCGCGTCGTCGAACTGCTGCAGACCCGCGATGCCGACGGCTATGTCTTCCGCGTCGACCTGCGGCTGCGTCCGTCGCCGGAGGCGACGCCCATCGCGCTGCCGGTGGATGCGGCGATTTCCTATTATGAATCGCAGGCACTGGCCTGGGAGCGGGCGGCGTTCATCCGGTCGCGCGTCGCTGCCGGGGATCGCGCGCTCGGCGAATATTTTCTCGAGGCGATTCATCCCTTCATATGGCGGCGCGCGCTCGATTTCGGAGCTATCCGTGAGATACGCGCGATCTCCCACCGAATCCGCGACCATTATTCCCAGACGCAGCGCTTCGGGCCGGGCTATGACCTGAAGCGGGGACGCGGCGGCATCCGCGAAATCGAATTCTTTGCCCAGATCCACCAGTTGATCCACGGCGGGCGCGATCCTGGTCTGCGCGTCCCGGCCACCTTGCGCGCGCTTGCCGCGCTGGCCGATGCCGGCTGGATCGACGGTTATGATGCGGGCGGACTGGCGGCGGCGTATGACGTTCTGCGCAGGATCGAACATCGCGCACAGATGATTGACGATCGCCAGACCCATATTCTGCCGGAGGACGCCGAGGCGCTCGATCGCGTGGCGGCGCTGGACGGCGTGGCGAACGGGCGAGCGCTGCTCGAACAGCTCCGCCCGCAGGTCGAGCGTGTCGGACGCATCTATGACGGGCTCGTCGACGATGACGGGGAAACGGCAAGGCTGCCGCAGGGAACCGGGCTGGAAAAGCGGCTCGCGGACGCCGGCTTCGCCGATGTACCCAATGCGCTGCATCTGATCGAGAAATGGCGCAGCGGCCGATATCCGGCATTGCGCACCGGCGCTGCGCGCGACGCACTGGAGGATGCGTTGCCGGGGATGATCGACGCGTTCGCCGATGCGCCGGAGCCCGCCGCGGCGCTTGCGCGGGTTGATACGCTGCTCTCTCGGCTGCCCAGTGCGATCAATTTCTTTCGTTTGCTCGAGGCGCAACCTGCGCTTGCGCGGCTGCTCAGTACGATCCTCAGCCATGCACCGACGCTTTCGGAAGCGCTGGCGCGTCGGGCCGAACTGCTCGACGGGCTGATCGATGCCACCGCGCTCGATCCGATGCCCGCCACCGAGGTGCTGGCGGCGGAAATGGCGCGGCGCGAACCCGGCAGCGACTATCAGTGGCTGCTCGATCATGTCCGTCGTATCGTAGGCGAACGCCGCTTCGCGCTGGGGGCGCAGATCGTTGCCGGGGTCAGTGACCCGCTGGAAGTATCGGCAGGCTATGCGCGCGTTGCCGAGGCCGCGATCGACGTGCTGGCGGAAGCGACGGTCGCCGAGTTCGAAGCCGATCACGGGCGGGTGCCGGGCTGCGAACTGGTGGTACTCGCACTGGGCCGGATGGGCGGTGGCGCGCTGACCCATGCCTCCGACCTCGATCTGGTCTATCTGTTCACCGGTGATTATTCGGCCGAATCGAACGGCCGGAAACCGCTCGGTGCGGTCACCTATTTCAATCGGCTCGGGCAACGGATCAGCAGTGCCTTGTCGGCCCCGACCGCAGCGGGGCCGCTCTATGAAGTCGATACCCGGCTGCGCCCTTCCGGTGCGCAGGGGCCGCTCGCCGTCTCGCTTGAAGGGTTCCGTCGATACCAGGAGGAAAGCGCCTGGACTTGGGAGCATATGGCGCTCACACGCGCGCGTCCGATCTTCGGCTCGGATGCGGCGCGGGCCGAAACCGCGAAGATCATCAACCGTGTTTTGAACGGAGCGCGGCCCGAGCGCGATATCGCCGCCGATGCGACGCGCATGCGCCGGGAGATGGCGGCGCACAAGCCGCCCTCGGGGCCGTTGGACGTCAAGCTGCTCGACGGCGGCCTGGTCGATCTGGAATTCACCGTTCAGGTTCTGCAACTCACGCGTCACACGGCGCTCGATCCCGATCTGGGCGACGCGATCGACGCGCTGATCGGCGAGGGCCTGTTGCCGCGCGGATTGCGTGAGGCGCATGATTTTCTTTCGCGACTGCTGGTGACGATGCGGCTGGTAGCGCCCGATTGCGACGAGCCTTCACCGCCGACGCGCAAACTGCTCGCGCACGCCGTCGGGGCCGAAAGCTGGGAAGCCGCGGTTGCGTCGCTCGAGGCGACACGGCAGGAGGTGCGCCAATGCTGGGCCGCGGTCCGGCGCGAATCCGATGGAGAATGA
- the erpA gene encoding iron-sulfur cluster insertion protein ErpA, whose product MTATAQTEIALTPAAAARVAAIAEKQDKPAILRLSVEGGGCSGFQYKFGFADGIEGDDIVAETDGVRLVVDSVSLDLVRGCSVDYVESLGGAAFRVENPNAAAGCGCGSSFAV is encoded by the coding sequence ATGACGGCAACCGCCCAAACCGAAATTGCCCTGACGCCCGCCGCGGCGGCACGCGTGGCGGCAATCGCCGAAAAGCAGGACAAGCCGGCTATCCTGCGCCTCTCCGTGGAAGGCGGCGGCTGTTCGGGCTTTCAATACAAGTTCGGCTTTGCCGATGGGATCGAAGGTGACGATATTGTTGCCGAGACCGATGGCGTCCGGCTGGTGGTCGATTCGGTGAGCCTCGATCTGGTGCGCGGGTGCAGCGTCGACTATGTCGAATCGCTGGGCGGGGCGGCGTTCCGCGTCGAGAATCCGAATGCTGCTGCGGGCTGCGGCTGCGGTTCCAGCTTTGCGGTCTGA
- the lptG gene encoding LPS export ABC transporter permease LptG, with amino-acid sequence MAAQPVARAEEIDVSATNFFPSRTMSLYMARMFLVRSFAVLAGLVLILQTLDLLSESGRILADPNNGDAEVWRYVSLRTPQIIATFLPFSVLLGTVITLVTLNQNSEVIAMKASGLSAHQVLAPLIVAGLFVAGISFAFNERIVARATATLDQWKKVDYGDMPIDRGNRANVWVRSGENLIEVDQIRNEQSNTQLYGITVYERGAGSLKSILMAERGQRVGDSWRITDSRRFDVASGTMSEVGTTAIAPGVTPDQFTLSSVNPDGLSFFELRDAIDQLRAVGRPTKALEGSLWHKLSGPLSAVLMPLLGAVAAFGVARSGKLFIRAVIGMALGFLYFMADNFAIAMGNLGAYPPFLAAWAPFLLFLMIGEALLLKTEE; translated from the coding sequence ATGGCTGCTCAGCCTGTTGCCCGGGCGGAGGAAATCGACGTGAGCGCGACCAATTTCTTTCCGTCGCGCACGATGTCGCTTTACATGGCGCGGATGTTCCTGGTGCGCAGCTTCGCGGTACTCGCGGGGCTGGTGCTGATTCTGCAGACGCTCGATCTGCTGAGCGAATCGGGGCGCATCCTTGCCGATCCCAATAACGGAGATGCCGAAGTCTGGCGTTACGTCAGCCTGCGCACGCCGCAGATCATTGCGACCTTTCTGCCCTTCTCGGTGCTGCTTGGCACCGTGATCACGCTGGTGACGCTCAACCAGAATAGCGAAGTCATCGCAATGAAGGCTTCGGGCCTGTCGGCGCATCAGGTGCTGGCGCCGCTGATCGTCGCGGGACTGTTCGTCGCGGGAATTTCCTTCGCATTCAACGAACGGATCGTGGCTCGCGCCACCGCCACGCTCGATCAATGGAAGAAAGTCGATTATGGCGACATGCCGATCGATCGCGGCAATCGGGCCAATGTCTGGGTGCGATCGGGCGAGAATCTGATCGAAGTCGACCAGATCCGCAACGAGCAGAGCAACACGCAGCTTTACGGCATTACCGTGTACGAACGCGGCGCCGGCAGTCTCAAGTCGATCCTGATGGCCGAACGCGGTCAACGGGTAGGCGATAGCTGGCGGATCACCGATTCCCGTCGCTTCGATGTCGCCAGCGGAACCATGAGCGAAGTCGGCACTACCGCAATCGCGCCGGGGGTGACACCGGATCAGTTCACGCTTTCCTCAGTCAATCCTGACGGGCTTTCCTTCTTCGAATTGCGCGACGCCATCGATCAGCTCAGGGCCGTAGGCCGCCCCACCAAGGCGCTGGAAGGCAGCTTGTGGCACAAACTGTCGGGGCCGCTGTCGGCAGTGCTGATGCCGCTGCTCGGCGCCGTCGCGGCGTTCGGCGTGGCGCGATCGGGCAAGCTGTTCATCCGCGCGGTGATCGGAATGGCGCTCGGTTTTCTCTATTTCATGGCCGACAATTTCGCGATCGCGATGGGGAATCTGGGCGCCTATCCGCCCTTCCTTGCCGCCTGGGCGCCGTTCCTGCTCTTTCTGATGATCGGCGAGGCGCTGCTGCTCAAGACAGAAGAATAG
- a CDS encoding sigma-70 family RNA polymerase sigma factor: protein MTQSDKSDDASNEESVEKTEHVALSDPEFKDQLAQVIPHLRAFGRSLSGSRDLADDLVQETLLKAWAARKRFQAGTNMRAWTFIILRNLYLSQMRRSRFKGEWDDMVADRLLAAPASQDRHVELSDMQRALLHLPQPQREALILVGAGGFAYEEAAEICGVAVGTIKSRVARGRVALENTLNDGQLPSRRDGDAGDGRSALDTILSEVDDLSRDR from the coding sequence ATGACGCAGTCCGACAAGTCCGACGATGCTTCCAATGAGGAATCGGTTGAAAAGACCGAGCACGTCGCGCTTTCAGATCCCGAGTTCAAGGACCAGCTGGCCCAGGTGATTCCGCACCTGCGCGCCTTCGGGCGGTCTCTTTCGGGCAGCCGCGATCTTGCTGACGATTTGGTTCAGGAAACGTTGCTCAAGGCATGGGCCGCGCGCAAACGCTTCCAGGCCGGCACCAATATGCGTGCCTGGACCTTCATCATCCTGCGCAATCTTTATCTGAGCCAGATGCGGCGTTCGCGATTCAAGGGCGAATGGGATGATATGGTTGCCGACCGGCTGCTCGCCGCGCCGGCCAGCCAGGATCGTCATGTCGAACTTTCCGACATGCAGCGGGCATTGCTGCATCTTCCCCAGCCGCAACGGGAGGCGTTGATCCTGGTGGGGGCGGGCGGTTTCGCCTATGAAGAGGCGGCCGAAATTTGCGGCGTTGCGGTTGGTACGATCAAGAGCCGCGTCGCGCGAGGACGCGTCGCGCTCGAAAATACGCTAAACGATGGACAACTGCCGTCGCGCCGTGACGGCGATGCCGGCGATGGGCGCAGCGCCCTAGATACCATTCTGAGTGAAGTCGACGACCTCAGTCGGGATCGATAG